A single genomic interval of Lathyrus oleraceus cultivar Zhongwan6 chromosome 7, CAAS_Psat_ZW6_1.0, whole genome shotgun sequence harbors:
- the LOC127100762 gene encoding WAT1-related protein At1g25270: MGTMWDMLKPALLMVLVQIVFSACNILYKLAIFDGMSTIVIAAYRLAFAAITTIPLALVFERKRPQMTWRVFYLSLLSGLFAGTLFQNLFYGALVLASATLVSAIYNLIPTITFVLAVSFGLEKLNWGAPTGKAKVTGTILGLVGALVLVFYKGVEFDIWPFKINLLDPEDKQIGHVTDTTSELLGVLCVVISCFCFSIWLIIQAKISEVYPCPQSSIALMSVIGTIQCVILGFIVERDLNQWKLGWDIRLLTVAFSGIGASGLMILAMAWVVQTKGPLYASAFNPLLLFIVAIVASMVLDEKLNLGSLLGGVLIVCGLYAVLWGKGRETQKKKIAQAPSEIIGDLEATTPLLSS, translated from the exons ATGGGAACCATGTGGGATATGTTGAAGCCAGCTTTGTTAATGGTGTTGGTGCAAATAGTATTTTCAGCATGCAATATTCTTTACAAACTTGCCATTTTTGATGGTATGAGTACCATTGTTATTGCAGCATATCGCCTTGCCTTTGCTGCCATTACCACTATTCCTCTTGCTCTTGTTTTTGAAAG GAAGAGGCCGCAGATGACTTGGAGGGTGTTTTACCTTTCACTTCTAAGTGGATTATTTGC TGGAACATTATTTCAAAATCTATTCTATGGAGCTCTGGTTTTGGCATCAGCAACTCTTGTATCAGCTATCTACAACCTTATTCCCACCATCACCTTTGTATTAGCCGTATCCTTTGG TTTGGAGAAATTAAATTGGGGAGCACCTACAGGAAAGGCAAAGGTTACAGGAACTATACTTGGACTTGTAGGGGCTTTGGTTTTGGTATTTTACAAAGGAGTTGAGTTTGATATTTGGCCTTTTAAAATCAATCTTTTGGATCCAGAAGACAAACAAATAGGACATGTCACTGATACTACCTCTGAATTGTTAGGTGTTCTATGTGTTGTTATTAGTTGCTTTTGTTTTTCAATCTGGCTCATCATTCAGGCTAAGATCAGTGAAGTATATCCATGCCCTCAATCAAGCATAGCTTTGATGTCTGTCATAGGAACAATACAATGTGTTATTTTAGGTTTCATTGTTGAGAGGGATTTGAATCAATGGAAGCTTGGTTGGGATATTCGGCTTCTCACAGTCGCATTTTCG GGAATTGGAGCCTCAGGACTAATGATTCTTGCCATGGCGTGGGTCGTACAGACGAAAGGCCCTCTATATGCGTCGGCTTTCAACCCTCTATTGCTTTTCATTGTGGCCATAGTCGCATCTATGGTTTTAGATGAGAAGTTAAACTTGGGAAG TTTACTTGGAGGAGTGTTGATTGTGTGTGGCTTATATGCGGTACTATGGGGAAAAGGAAGAGAAACACAAAAGAAGAAGATTGCACAAGCACCCTCAGAAATCATTGGTGATCTTGAAGCTACGACGCCATTGTTGAGTTCATGA